The Toxotes jaculatrix isolate fToxJac2 chromosome 14, fToxJac2.pri, whole genome shotgun sequence genome window below encodes:
- the fem1a gene encoding protein fem-1 homolog A gives MDITTAVFNAARDGKLKLIQKLLSNKTAEELEALAEEKTQGGTPLLIASRYGHLEVVDYLLEHCKANVELGGSVNFDGETIEGAPPLWAASAAGHLPVVKTLLKHGASVNNATLTNSTPLRAACFDGHLEIVRYLVEHRADMEVANRHGHTCLMISCYKGHKEIAKFLLDRGADVNRKSVKGNTALHDCAESGSLDIMKMLLKCNARMERDGYGMTPLLAASVTGHTNIVEYLAHQPRTSREERVDALELLGATFVDKKRDLLGAMRYWRRAMELRQPGDKAGCLAKPPPGPPVPAYGCAQEVSTAEELEALITDPDEMRMQALLVRERILGPSHPDTSYYIRYRGAVYADSGNFERCISLWKYALDMQQSNLDPLSPMTASSFLSFAELFSFVLQDRAKGTLSTRITFHDLMTVLGKSVREVERAVAQKDNPPEAPQFTKALSIILHLIFLLEKLECSPEQEHQKKHTVYRLLKLNPRGRNSFTPLHMAVDKETTSVGRYPVGRFPSQAVAALLLECGADVDSRDCENNTPLHIAASNGCPEIMALLMKAGAHFDATNAQRKTAYELLDEQSSGHPALYPLNYVTLQCLAARAIEKHRLPYRGLISEEMEAFIELH, from the coding sequence ATGGACATAACGACAGCGGTTTTCAACGCGGCCAGAGATGGTAAGCTAAAACTTATCCAGAAGTTGCTGAGCAACAAAACTGCTGAGGAGCTGGAGGCTTTAGCCGAGGAGAAAACACAGGGTGGCACCCCTCTGTTGATAGCTTCTCGATACGGACATTTAGAGGTTGTAGATTACCTCCTCGAACATTGTAAAGCTAATGTCGAACTCGGGGGTTCGGTTAACTTTGACGGCGAGACCATCGAGGGGGCTCCGCCGCTGTGGGCGGCTTCGGCAGCCGGTCACCTCCCAGTGGTTAAGACGCTACTGAAACACGGTGCCTCAGTGAACAACGCAACACTAACTAACTCAACGCCGCTCCGAGCTGCCTGCTTTGACGGTCACCTGGAGATCGTCCGCTACCTGGTGGAGCACAGAGCCGACATGGAGGTCGCCAACCGCCACGGCCACACCTGCCTCATGATCTCCTGCTACAAGGGCCACAAGGAGATAGCCAAGTTCCTGCTGGACCGCGGTGCTGATGTCAACCGCAAGAGCGTGAAAGGCAACACCGCCCTCCACGACTGTGCAGAGTCAGGTAGTCTGGACATCATGAAGATGCTGCTAAAGTGCAATGCCCGCATGGAGAGAGATGGCTATGGCATGACCCCACTCCTCGCTGCAAGTGTAACAGGCCACACCAACATTGTGGAATATCTCGCCCACCAGCCCCGCACCTCTAGAGAGGAACGGGTTGATGCACTTGAACTCCTTGGGGCTACTTTTGTGGACAAAAAGCGGGATCTCTTAGGTGCGATGAGGTACTGGAGAAGGGCTATGGAGCTGAGGCAGCCAGGGGACAAAGCTGGATGCCTGGCCAAACCTCCACCTGGTCCCCCAGTCCCTGCCTATGGCTGCGCACAGGAGGTGAGCACAGCAGAGGAACTGGAAGCTTTGATCACAGACCCAGATGAAATGAGGATGCAGGCTTTGTTAGTCCGAGAGCGCATTCTGGGGCCATCCCACCCAGACACCTCTTATTACATCCGCTACAGGGGGGCGGTGTATGCTGACTCAGGCAACTTTGAGCGCTGCATCAGCCTGTGGAAATATGCTTTAGATATGCAGCAGAGCAACCTGGACCCTCTCAGTCCCATGACAGCCTCCAGTTTCCTGTCCTTTGCAGAGCTCTtctcttttgttcttcaggACCGGGCCAAAGGCACCTTGTCAACGCGCATCACCTTCCACGATCTGATGACTGTGCTGGGGAAAAGCGTGAGGGAGGTAGAGAGAGCTGTGGCACAGAAGGACAACCCTCCAGAGGCTCCTCAATTCACCAAGGCGCTTTCCATCATCCTCCACCTGATCTTTCTGCTGGAGAAGCTGGAGTGCAGCCCGGAGCAGGAGCACCAGAAGAAGCACACCGTGTACCGTCTGCTAAAGCTGAACCCTCGAGGCCGGAACAGCTTCACTCCTCTCCACATGGCTGTAGACAAGGAAACCACGTCTGTGGGCCGCTACCCGGTTGGCCGCTTCCCCTCCCAGGCGGTGGCAGCGCTGCTCCTAGAGTGTGGTGCAGACGTTGATTCGCGGGACTGTGAGAACAACACACCGCTGCACATCGCTGCAAGCAACGGTTGCCCTGAGATTATGGCGCTACTTATGAAGGCTGGGGCTCACTTTGATGCTACAAATGCACAGAGGAAGACAGCTTACGAGCTGTTGGATGAGCAGAGCAGCGGGCACCCGGCCCTCTACCCACTGAACTACGTCACCCTTCAGTGCCTGGCGGCGCGTGCAATTGAAAAGCACAGACTGCCCTACAGGGGACTCATCTCCGAGGAGATGGAGGCTTTCATCGAGCTGCACTGA